The Sulfurospirillum halorespirans DSM 13726 genome has a window encoding:
- a CDS encoding AI-2E family transporter, producing MIQNSFLRWLGLGILALIIWLFFPFLKSFFVALLMALAVSPLHHFLQRFLIKQPLLQKSAPILSASIVTLAFSLIIFVPITLFLFNLLSHPSDTLDMIRSIGDQIEAQSKHLPSYLTWIVSPIESLIEMSKLHKDEITATLASWLGNGLKTFMAMLVDMAIVIVFFFFLTLYGRKIILFLFPIIPLGRSTKRDFLEEMTTTMAVVFYSLTGVMVAQGIAFGVFIAFFDGYNALLLGFLAGIASIIPIAGTALVWIPIAANEYFQGNTINAIIIAAYSWAMLAFFIDNIVKLVLLNFVNKTLSNGKKRVNEFIIFFAIVGGLATFGFWGFILGPAIIALAITTLRALRKANRSHLGHA from the coding sequence ATGATACAAAACTCTTTTTTACGCTGGCTTGGGCTTGGCATTTTAGCACTGATTATTTGGCTTTTTTTTCCGTTTTTGAAAAGTTTTTTTGTCGCACTTTTGATGGCATTGGCCGTTTCGCCTTTGCATCATTTTTTGCAGCGTTTTCTTATCAAACAACCTCTGCTTCAAAAGAGTGCGCCGATACTTTCGGCGAGCATTGTGACTTTGGCGTTTTCGTTGATTATTTTTGTGCCGATCACACTTTTTTTATTCAACCTGCTCAGTCACCCTTCCGATACGCTCGATATGATTCGCTCCATTGGCGATCAAATTGAGGCGCAAAGTAAGCATCTGCCGAGTTATTTGACATGGATTGTCTCCCCCATCGAGAGTCTGATCGAGATGTCGAAACTGCACAAAGACGAGATTACCGCTACGTTAGCCAGTTGGCTGGGTAATGGACTGAAAACGTTTATGGCGATGCTGGTGGATATGGCGATAGTCATTGTATTTTTCTTTTTTCTTACCCTCTACGGGCGCAAAATCATTCTGTTTCTCTTTCCGATTATTCCCTTGGGTCGCTCTACCAAGCGCGATTTTTTAGAGGAGATGACAACGACGATGGCGGTGGTGTTTTACTCTCTTACGGGCGTGATGGTTGCGCAAGGGATTGCTTTTGGTGTTTTTATTGCCTTTTTTGATGGCTACAATGCTCTGTTGTTAGGGTTTCTTGCAGGGATTGCGTCGATTATTCCGATTGCAGGAACAGCGCTGGTGTGGATACCGATTGCGGCGAATGAATACTTTCAAGGCAATACGATCAATGCCATCATTATAGCGGCGTATTCGTGGGCGATGTTGGCATTTTTTATTGACAATATTGTCAAACTGGTGCTGCTTAATTTTGTGAATAAAACACTCAGTAACGGTAAAAAACGGGTCAATGAATTTATCATTTTTTTTGCGATTGTGGGTGGACTTGCTACATTTGGATTTTGGGGATTTATCTTAGGACCTGCGATTATCGCACTCGCCATTACGACGCTAAGAGCCTTACGCAAAGCCAACCGCTCACATCTTGGTCATGCGTAG
- a CDS encoding energy-coupling factor ABC transporter ATP-binding protein, which yields MMYELNRIRTLYGEKPVLDIASLNVEEGEILGLVGSNGSGKSTLLRHLAFLEAAQSGTLKYRGFDADSIPLHVRREIGILLPEPYLLKRTVRENLLFGLKIRGTLEDAQSRMNEALELVGLLPKKFLHRAWHELSSGETQRVALASRLVLRPKMLLLDEPTNSLDYSGVPQFTDAILHANREWGTTIVIASHDLLWLSEIATRKVGLHFGRLMDFSTTNLIVGKWRESGDERFFDFDETQSMSLPKSYRIGEKRGVAINPRDISIAIEPFTCKDDTVCLTGIIRDVLHVTKTNEISLKIVIGNHVLECIESFEYFERYHFYPSQNVYVSFAKSAIKVPSKEA from the coding sequence ATGATGTATGAACTTAACCGCATACGCACCTTGTATGGCGAAAAACCTGTGTTAGACATTGCTTCCCTCAACGTTGAAGAGGGCGAAATCTTAGGACTTGTGGGCTCCAATGGCAGTGGTAAAAGTACCCTTTTGCGTCACCTTGCATTTTTAGAAGCAGCACAAAGCGGAACGCTAAAGTACCGTGGGTTTGATGCAGACTCCATCCCTTTACATGTAAGGCGTGAAATTGGCATTTTATTGCCTGAGCCGTACTTGCTCAAACGTACCGTGCGGGAAAATCTTCTCTTTGGACTGAAGATTCGGGGCACGCTCGAAGATGCCCAAAGTCGCATGAACGAAGCGTTAGAATTGGTCGGTCTGTTGCCCAAAAAGTTTCTGCACCGCGCGTGGCATGAGCTCTCCAGTGGCGAAACCCAACGCGTGGCTCTGGCGTCCAGACTCGTGCTTCGCCCTAAAATGCTTCTACTTGATGAGCCAACGAACAGCCTTGATTACAGCGGTGTTCCGCAATTTACCGACGCCATTTTACACGCCAACCGTGAATGGGGAACGACCATCGTCATCGCCAGTCATGATCTTTTATGGCTGAGTGAAATAGCCACGCGCAAAGTCGGGCTTCACTTTGGACGTTTGATGGACTTCTCAACGACCAATCTCATCGTCGGCAAATGGCGCGAAAGTGGGGATGAGCGCTTTTTCGACTTCGATGAAACCCAAAGCATGTCGCTTCCAAAAAGCTATCGCATCGGCGAAAAACGAGGCGTGGCGATCAACCCACGCGACATCTCTATCGCCATCGAACCGTTTACATGTAAAGACGATACTGTCTGTCTAACAGGTATCATTCGCGACGTTTTACATGTAACCAAAACCAATGAGATTTCCCTTAAAATCGTCATCGGCAATCACGTCCTAGAGTGCATCGAAAGCTTTGAATATTTCGAGCGCTACCACTTCTATCCATCGCAAAATGTGTATGTAAGCTTTGCCAAATCAGCGATAAAAGTGCCTTCGAAAGAGGCGTGA